From Brassica rapa cultivar Chiifu-401-42 unplaced genomic scaffold, CAAS_Brap_v3.01 Scaffold0579, whole genome shotgun sequence, the proteins below share one genomic window:
- the LOC117130595 gene encoding uncharacterized protein LOC117130595, which produces MVLSVLQGSLEEHLLEAYSYCETPKHLWEVLQKTFGNVTNLNRVFEIKKAINTLVQDGEEFTKHLGKYRSLWSELESLRPSTADQELLMERREQDQVFGLLLTLDPPFNDVIKHMLRMPSLPSMEEVCAQIQKEEGSLGMFGGKGDMAMSNKAEAIQANKAAYRGEVRKFSGNCDHCKKPGHKRSQCWILHPHLKPAKFNKEREGRAHLSAETSEAGASGAGSSGLAGESEGRALTSHHQGAVKNMDHEVIKKSDIDALIKALKESGY; this is translated from the exons atggtgctttcagtgctacaagggtcccttgaagagcatctcttggaggcctacagctactgtgagactccaaagcacctgtgggaggtactccagaagacatttgggaacgttaccaatctgaaccgcGTGTTTGAGATTAAGAAGGccatcaacacactggtacaagatggggaagagttcaccaagcatttgggcaagtatagatccttgtggtctgagcttgaatcattgaggccaagcaccgcggatcaagagctactcatggagaggagggagcaggacCAGGTGTTTGGATTGCTGTTGACACTAGATCCTCCattcaatgatgtgatcaagcacatgttgaggatgccgagtcttccatccatggaggaagtgtgtgcgcagattcagaaggaagaggggtcacttggtatgtttggagggaaaggagacatggctatgtccaacaaggctgaagcaatccaagcaaacaaggctgcttaccgtggagaggtaaggaagttcagtggaaactgtgaccattgcaagaagccgggacacaagaggagtcagtgctggatcctacacccccatttgaagccggccaagttcaacaaggagagagagggaagagctcacctttctgcagagacaagtgaagctggcgcatcaggagctggctcatctggtcttgcgggtgaaagtgaaggaagagccttaacctctcaccaccaaggagctgtgaagaacatggatcatgaggtgatcaagaagtcaGACATTGATGCCTTGATCAAAGCCCTTAAAGAGTCTG gatattga